Sequence from the Caballeronia sp. SL2Y3 genome:
GCAGCCGCGTATCGCGCAGTGTCGCTCGCCGCGCCTCGCGGCTATGTGGCCGCGCTGGCGTGGTCGGCCGAGTGAATGTCAGACCGTGTGATTGCGCATTAGATCGCGATGCGTGAGATACAGACGCAAATCGAACTCGATCTGATGGTAGCCCGGCTGCATCAACTCGCACAGGCGATAGAACGCCTTGTTGTGGTCGCTCTCCTTCAGATGCGCGAGTTCGTGCACGACGATCATCCGCAAAAATTCGGGGGCCGTGTCCCTGAACAACGACGCGATGCGGATCTCCTTCTTCGCCTTGAGCTTGCCGCCTTGCACGCGCGAGATGGCGGTATGCAGGCCGAGCGCATGGCGCAGCACGTCGAGCTTGCTGTCATAGCAGACCTTGTCGATGGCCGGCGCGACACGCAGGAATTCGTTCTTCAGATCGGCGCAGTACTGATACAGCGCGCGGTCCGACTGGATGGCATGCTTCGAAGGATAGCGTGCGTCGAGATACGGCCCGAGCTGCTGTTGGGCGATGAGTCGGCGCACCTTTTCCTGAAGCGTGCTCGGGTAGGCGCTCAGGTATTTCAGGTGTTGCATGACGGCTGACGAGATAGAGGGCCTTGGCGGGATACGTCGACGCGCGCGGGTAGTCGCGCAACGGTGCCATCAATCATTTTAGTCATAGACGCGCGAGCTCGCCGCCGCGGCGCGCCAATGGTGCCCCAGCGCACGCAATTGCGTAAGTTTGTGTATCGCCTCGCACACTGAAGCATGCGCCGTGCGAATATGCGCGCTTTCTTAAGCAAGCGGTTCAAGGCAGGTTCACATGGCATCGAGCAAGGCCCATCATGCGACGGGATGGGCAGCGGGCATCATCGCGGCGGCGCTGGTCACGAAGGCGGCAGGCGTCGACTATCTCGCCTGCGCGCTGGCCGTGTTGGGCGGCGTGATCGGGGCGACCGCGCCGGACTGGCTCGAAGTCGCGTGGTGGACCCGCAAGCGCAAGCTGTGGATCACGCATCGCACGCTCACGCATTGGGGCGTGGG
This genomic interval carries:
- a CDS encoding M48 family metallopeptidase; translation: MQHLKYLSAYPSTLQEKVRRLIAQQQLGPYLDARYPSKHAIQSDRALYQYCADLKNEFLRVAPAIDKVCYDSKLDVLRHALGLHTAISRVQGGKLKAKKEIRIASLFRDTAPEFLRMIVVHELAHLKESDHNKAFYRLCELMQPGYHQIEFDLRLYLTHRDLMRNHTV